In Holophagales bacterium, one DNA window encodes the following:
- a CDS encoding chitobiase/beta-hexosaminidase C-terminal domain-containing protein, which yields MRLATTLSALVLTLSALPVLAESPGAGAPAPAPTAPDPTAGRELYVVATSHLDTQWRWTIQETIEDFLPATLRDNFALFEKYPGYVFSFEGAFRYQLAREYYPAEYEKLKAYVRAGRWKVAGSWLDAVDTHVPSPESLIRQALYGNGFFRRELGVTSRDVFLPDCFGFGFALPSVAAHCGLTAFSTQKLTWGSSIRIPFDLGLWEGVDGSRLIAAINPGDYASELKGNLTLDPDVYAIIDRQAAASGLPVAMRYFGTGDVGIAPLDPSVAWLQKSLEGPGPLAVHSVAPDQLARDLLARGDDAVSRLPRYRGEFLLTSHGAGCYTSQAAMKRYNRTNQRLADAAERASVVATWLGAAAYPREELREAWTRFLWHQFHDDLTGTSIPEAYVFSWNDEAIAQNRFADLLGSAVGRVARGLDTRGEGVALVVYNALSTSREDVVEVTVRFPVRAPRAVRVSGPDGGEVPAQVVAQDGVTATVAFVARVAPVSFSVYTVRPAASAPRPGALTATTSGLENERYRVRLDAAGDVASVFDKLQGRELLSGPARLQLIEDEPRKWSAWEVEYSALAAPPREVVGGPAAVRVVERGPARVAVEVTRRAAGSIFTQTIRLAAGGAGDRVELLTDIDWRTPGTLLKAAFPLAPTNRAATYDLGLGVVERTTNRPNLYEVPAQQWADLTEAEGSFGVAVLNDSRHGWDKPDDRTLRLSLVHTPRVVPSWSWLAEQGSNDLGHHRVTMALAGHPGDWRTGDVATSADRLNQPLTAWQVPSHPGPLGRSFSLLRIEGDPAAEGAAPRVAVRALKLAEESDEVVVRLQELTGRPQEGVRLRFARPVVSVREINGAEEPADATSPSGRAAVGGALPSSMSAAPQPPVLRDGVVELAFAPFRPRSLALRLGEPPAKLAVAATLPLDLPFDRDGMSRDGRRGDGDFDGEGHSLAAELLPPTVSTAGIPFRIGPHGAGEANVLVPRGQRLELPAGGYDRLYLLAAAVGGDRQADFGIDGVRTRLLVPDWAEPVGQWNSRMVGGELQEDPDRIAPAYAKQVPLGWVGTHRHDPFGANEPYVFTHLFRLQLDLPAGARSITLPDDSQVRIVAATLAANGPDEARAARELTDPNRATVVHLSAPKRTFVDRMTVTITSPTPGATVRYTLDGSAPTVASTLYREPLVLDRTATVKARAFALGLDDRFVASASYAKVMPAPATAAPANDLSPGLFCRLYEGEWRKLPDFTALQPVRTLTLPTVTLPADRPKDRFGLVCEGFLAVPADAVTTFSLRSEDGSELVVDGVSRIRHDTIDYMRRNAEVALAKGLHRIEVRYFQRDFVAGLELLADAPGEPLAPLPAARLFHRPPAPGAAAR from the coding sequence ATGCGTCTCGCAACGACTCTCTCCGCGCTCGTGCTCACCCTCTCGGCGCTGCCCGTGCTCGCGGAGTCGCCGGGAGCCGGCGCCCCGGCGCCGGCCCCGACAGCTCCTGACCCGACGGCCGGGCGCGAGCTCTACGTCGTCGCCACCTCGCACCTCGACACGCAGTGGCGCTGGACGATTCAGGAGACGATCGAGGACTTCCTCCCGGCGACGCTGCGCGACAACTTCGCGCTCTTCGAGAAGTACCCGGGCTACGTTTTCAGCTTCGAAGGGGCGTTCCGCTACCAGCTGGCGCGCGAGTACTACCCGGCCGAGTACGAGAAGCTCAAGGCGTACGTGCGCGCCGGGCGCTGGAAGGTGGCGGGGAGCTGGCTCGACGCGGTCGACACCCACGTTCCCTCGCCCGAGTCGCTGATCCGTCAGGCGCTCTACGGCAACGGCTTCTTCCGTCGCGAGCTCGGCGTCACCTCGCGCGACGTCTTCCTGCCCGATTGCTTCGGTTTCGGCTTCGCGCTGCCGTCGGTGGCCGCGCACTGCGGCCTCACCGCCTTCTCGACGCAGAAGCTGACCTGGGGCTCGTCGATCCGCATCCCCTTCGACCTCGGGCTCTGGGAAGGGGTCGACGGCTCGCGGCTGATCGCGGCGATCAACCCGGGCGACTACGCCTCGGAGCTCAAGGGGAACCTGACCCTCGACCCGGACGTCTACGCGATCATCGACCGCCAGGCGGCGGCGTCCGGGCTGCCGGTCGCCATGCGCTACTTCGGCACCGGCGACGTGGGGATCGCGCCGCTCGATCCCTCGGTCGCCTGGTTGCAGAAGAGCCTCGAGGGACCGGGACCGCTCGCCGTACACAGCGTCGCCCCCGACCAGCTCGCCCGGGACCTGCTGGCACGAGGCGACGACGCGGTCTCCCGTCTGCCGCGCTATCGCGGCGAATTCCTGCTCACCTCGCACGGCGCCGGTTGCTACACCTCCCAGGCGGCGATGAAGCGCTACAACCGGACGAACCAGCGGCTCGCCGACGCGGCCGAGCGCGCCTCCGTCGTCGCCACCTGGCTGGGTGCCGCCGCCTACCCGCGCGAAGAGCTGCGCGAGGCCTGGACGCGCTTTCTCTGGCACCAGTTCCACGACGACCTCACGGGGACCAGCATCCCGGAGGCCTACGTCTTCTCGTGGAACGACGAAGCGATCGCCCAGAACCGCTTCGCCGACCTCCTGGGAAGCGCCGTGGGGCGCGTGGCACGCGGGCTCGACACGCGGGGCGAAGGCGTGGCGCTCGTCGTCTACAACGCGTTGTCGACGTCGCGAGAGGACGTCGTCGAGGTGACCGTGCGCTTTCCGGTCCGGGCACCTCGCGCCGTGCGAGTGAGCGGACCGGACGGCGGCGAGGTGCCGGCCCAGGTCGTGGCGCAAGACGGGGTCACGGCGACCGTGGCCTTCGTCGCACGCGTCGCTCCGGTGAGCTTCTCGGTGTACACGGTGCGGCCAGCGGCGAGCGCGCCGCGGCCGGGTGCGCTCACGGCGACGACGAGCGGGCTCGAGAACGAGCGCTATCGCGTCCGGCTCGATGCGGCGGGCGATGTCGCCTCGGTCTTCGACAAGCTCCAGGGCCGCGAGTTGCTTTCCGGTCCCGCGCGATTGCAGCTAATCGAGGACGAGCCACGCAAGTGGTCGGCCTGGGAGGTCGAGTATTCGGCCCTCGCGGCGCCGCCGCGGGAGGTGGTCGGCGGACCCGCGGCCGTCCGCGTCGTCGAGCGCGGGCCGGCCCGGGTGGCGGTCGAGGTCACCCGGCGGGCGGCGGGCTCGATCTTCACCCAGACGATCCGCCTTGCCGCGGGTGGCGCCGGCGATCGCGTCGAGTTGCTCACCGACATCGACTGGCGAACCCCGGGCACCCTCCTCAAGGCGGCGTTTCCGCTCGCCCCGACGAATCGTGCGGCGACCTACGACCTCGGCCTCGGCGTGGTCGAACGCACGACGAATCGACCGAACCTCTACGAGGTCCCGGCGCAGCAGTGGGCCGACCTCACCGAGGCGGAGGGAAGCTTCGGCGTCGCGGTGCTCAACGACAGCCGTCACGGCTGGGACAAGCCGGACGATCGCACGCTGCGGCTGAGTCTCGTCCACACGCCGCGCGTCGTGCCGAGTTGGAGCTGGCTCGCCGAGCAGGGCTCGAACGACCTCGGGCACCACCGCGTGACGATGGCGCTCGCCGGTCACCCCGGGGATTGGCGGACGGGTGACGTCGCGACGAGCGCCGACCGGCTGAATCAGCCCTTGACCGCCTGGCAGGTGCCGTCCCACCCCGGACCGCTCGGCCGCTCGTTCTCGCTGCTGCGCATCGAGGGCGATCCCGCGGCGGAGGGCGCGGCGCCGCGGGTGGCTGTGCGCGCTCTCAAGCTGGCGGAGGAGAGCGACGAGGTCGTGGTGCGGTTGCAGGAGCTCACCGGGCGGCCGCAGGAGGGCGTGCGGCTGCGGTTCGCCCGGCCGGTCGTCTCGGTTCGCGAGATCAACGGGGCGGAGGAGCCGGCGGACGCGACGAGCCCGAGCGGCCGCGCGGCCGTCGGTGGCGCCCTTCCCAGCAGCATGTCGGCGGCTCCACAGCCGCCTGTGCTGCGGGACGGGGTCGTCGAGCTCGCCTTCGCGCCGTTTCGCCCGCGCAGCCTGGCGCTGCGTCTCGGCGAGCCGCCGGCAAAGCTCGCCGTCGCCGCGACGCTCCCCCTCGACCTGCCGTTCGACCGCGACGGCATGAGCCGCGACGGGCGGCGGGGCGACGGCGATTTCGACGGCGAGGGGCACAGCCTCGCCGCAGAGCTCCTGCCGCCGACCGTCTCCACCGCGGGGATCCCGTTCCGGATCGGGCCCCACGGTGCCGGAGAGGCGAACGTCCTGGTGCCGCGCGGCCAGCGGCTGGAGCTCCCTGCGGGTGGTTACGACCGGCTCTATCTGCTCGCCGCGGCGGTCGGGGGTGACCGGCAGGCCGACTTCGGCATCGACGGCGTGCGGACGAGGCTGCTCGTTCCCGACTGGGCCGAGCCGGTGGGGCAGTGGAACAGCCGCATGGTCGGCGGCGAGCTTCAAGAGGACCCGGACCGGATCGCTCCGGCCTATGCCAAGCAGGTACCGCTCGGCTGGGTGGGCACGCATCGCCACGATCCGTTCGGCGCCAACGAGCCGTACGTCTTCACCCACCTCTTCCGGCTGCAGCTCGACCTGCCGGCGGGAGCACGGTCGATCACGCTGCCCGACGATTCGCAGGTGCGGATCGTCGCGGCGACGCTCGCCGCGAACGGACCGGACGAAGCGCGCGCGGCTCGAGAGCTCACCGATCCGAACCGCGCGACCGTCGTTCACCTCAGCGCGCCGAAGCGCACCTTCGTGGACCGGATGACGGTGACGATCACCTCGCCGACGCCGGGTGCCACCGTCCGCTACACGCTCGACGGAAGCGCTCCGACCGTGGCCTCGACCCTCTACCGGGAGCCGCTCGTCCTCGACCGGACGGCAACGGTCAAGGCGCGCGCCTTCGCCCTTGGCCTCGACGACCGCTTCGTCGCGTCGGCGTCCTATGCCAAGGTGATGCCCGCGCCGGCTACTGCAGCTCCGGCGAACGATCTCTCTCCGGGCCTCTTCTGCCGGCTCTACGAGGGCGAGTGGCGGAAGCTCCCGGACTTCACGGCGTTGCAGCCGGTGCGAACGCTGACGCTGCCGACGGTCACCCTGCCCGCCGACCGCCCGAAGGACCGCTTCGGGCTGGTCTGCGAGGGCTTCCTGGCGGTACCGGCCGATGCCGTGACCACCTTCTCGTTGCGCTCGGAGGACGGCAGCGAGCTCGTCGTCGACGGCGTTTCGCGGATCCGCCACGACACCATCGACTACATGCGGCGCAACGCCGAGGTGGCGCTGGCGAAGGGCCTGCACCGGATCGAGGTGCGCTACTTCCAGCGCGACTTCGTCGCCGGCCTCGAGTTGCTCGCCGATGCCCCGGGAGAGCCGCTCGCCCCGCTCCCGGCGGCGCGGCTCTTCCACCGTCCGCCGGCACCCGGAGCGGCCGCCAGGTAG
- a CDS encoding RDD family protein, which produces MPDRRFDPQALTLDPALSGQPLPSPRRRLAAFALDYALLLLPTLAAALTFAALALRLTDATGYAAVKTAVFAMPREPQAQHALMRDLAPVLVRIDADGLSAAVKADVEDGNLDAAADRLATIDLLVSLDVGGGQPKNLATNTVRLALERLIPDGIRTAALFLVPAIYFAFATWRWGTTIGKRLFGLRVVRLDGRRLTLVESIERFGAYFGVFGTLGLGLLDLWRDPNGRLGHDHAVDTVVVRALPSRPTLAAPLD; this is translated from the coding sequence ATGCCCGATCGTCGCTTCGACCCCCAGGCGCTCACCCTCGACCCGGCGCTCTCCGGACAGCCGCTGCCCTCGCCGCGGCGGCGGCTGGCGGCGTTCGCCCTCGACTATGCGCTCCTGCTGCTGCCCACCCTGGCCGCGGCGCTCACCTTCGCCGCTCTCGCGCTGCGGCTGACCGATGCGACCGGCTATGCGGCGGTCAAGACAGCGGTCTTCGCCATGCCGCGGGAGCCGCAGGCACAGCACGCGCTGATGCGAGACCTCGCGCCGGTGCTCGTCCGCATCGACGCCGACGGGCTGTCCGCGGCGGTGAAGGCCGACGTGGAGGACGGCAACCTCGACGCGGCGGCCGATCGCCTCGCGACGATCGACCTGCTCGTCTCGCTCGATGTGGGCGGCGGCCAGCCCAAGAACCTCGCGACGAACACCGTTCGCCTCGCGCTCGAACGGCTGATCCCCGACGGGATCCGCACGGCGGCGCTGTTCCTCGTGCCGGCGATCTACTTCGCCTTCGCCACCTGGCGTTGGGGGACGACGATCGGCAAGCGGCTGTTCGGGCTGCGCGTCGTGCGGCTCGACGGTCGGCGCCTCACGCTGGTCGAGAGCATCGAGCGCTTCGGCGCCTACTTCGGCGTCTTCGGTACCCTCGGGCTCGGTCTCCTCGACCTCTGGCGCGACCCGAACGGGCGTCTCGGCCACGACCATGCCGTCGACACGGTGGTGGTCCGGGCCTTGCCGTCGCGACCTACACTCGCCGCGCCGCTCGACTAG
- a CDS encoding helix-turn-helix transcriptional regulator, which translates to MHNRVRELRLAQGWTQQQLAEAVGVSRQSINSIECGRYVPSLQLALLFARLFACSTDDIFTLETDR; encoded by the coding sequence ATCCACAACCGGGTTCGCGAGCTCCGCCTGGCGCAGGGCTGGACCCAGCAGCAGCTCGCCGAGGCCGTCGGCGTCTCGCGGCAGAGCATCAACTCGATCGAGTGCGGTCGCTATGTGCCGAGCCTGCAGCTGGCCCTGCTGTTCGCCCGGCTCTTCGCCTGTTCCACCGACGACATCTTCACGCTGGAGACCGACCGATGA
- a CDS encoding carotenoid oxygenase family protein, producing MTDHAPGLERLFPEAAPEGVWSLATSAGELPEWLRGTWLANGPGRFARSGQRLEHWLDGDGLLSAVSFDGSGGARLTQRFVATRKRADEESAGRFLYRTFGTRFAEDRLLHGVGLASPANVSVYPFRGELVAFGEQGLPWSIDPQTLATRGEQTFDRALNAASPFSAHPCFDPTSGEMWSFGISFAASRPTLNLYRFGAVGGDDRFRLPLPYPCSIHDFGLSPRFAIFYLNPYLLDMGTMLGGGTVMDALAWRPELGSRLLLVERASGEVAADVPLDGRYCLHQINAFEAGDRLVIDLLELDTPVYDQYRPIPELFTSVSAGRPRRLVVDLVRHEIVETIEVAYERAPDFAAHDPHEALSPSRHFWMLGIAATGQPGRKFFDEIVHGDWEQPDRVDLWRAPAGHYLGAEPVFVRAPGGGDAGIVLCQLFDATTPSAALVLFDAFDLPRGPLARLPLPTGTPPQFHTTFVPR from the coding sequence ATGACCGACCACGCTCCCGGCCTCGAACGACTCTTCCCGGAGGCGGCACCCGAGGGTGTCTGGTCGCTCGCCACGAGCGCAGGTGAGCTTCCGGAGTGGCTGCGCGGCACCTGGCTCGCCAACGGACCGGGTCGCTTCGCGCGCTCCGGCCAGCGTCTCGAGCACTGGCTCGACGGCGACGGCCTGCTCTCGGCGGTGAGCTTCGACGGGTCGGGCGGAGCGCGCCTGACGCAGCGTTTCGTCGCGACGCGCAAGCGCGCCGACGAGGAGAGCGCCGGGCGGTTTCTCTATCGCACCTTCGGCACCCGCTTCGCCGAGGACCGACTGCTCCACGGCGTCGGCCTCGCGTCGCCGGCCAACGTGAGCGTCTATCCGTTTCGCGGCGAGCTCGTGGCGTTCGGCGAACAGGGGTTGCCCTGGTCGATCGATCCGCAGACGCTCGCCACGCGCGGCGAGCAGACCTTCGATCGCGCGCTCAACGCGGCGAGCCCGTTTTCCGCCCATCCCTGCTTCGACCCGACGAGCGGCGAGATGTGGTCGTTCGGCATCTCCTTCGCGGCGTCACGGCCGACGCTGAACCTCTATCGCTTCGGCGCCGTCGGGGGGGACGACCGTTTCCGCCTGCCGCTGCCGTATCCCTGCTCGATCCACGACTTCGGCCTCTCGCCGCGCTTCGCCATCTTCTACCTGAATCCGTACCTGCTCGACATGGGGACGATGCTCGGCGGCGGCACGGTGATGGACGCTCTGGCCTGGCGTCCCGAGCTCGGCAGCCGCCTGCTGCTGGTCGAGCGGGCGAGCGGTGAGGTCGCCGCCGATGTACCGCTCGACGGCCGCTACTGTCTGCACCAGATCAACGCGTTCGAAGCGGGCGATCGGCTGGTGATCGACCTGCTCGAGCTCGACACGCCGGTCTACGACCAGTACCGTCCGATCCCCGAGCTCTTCACGTCGGTGAGCGCTGGGCGGCCCCGCCGTCTGGTGGTCGACCTCGTGCGCCACGAGATCGTCGAGACGATCGAGGTCGCCTACGAGCGGGCGCCCGACTTCGCGGCGCACGACCCGCACGAGGCACTCTCGCCGTCGCGCCATTTCTGGATGCTCGGCATCGCCGCCACCGGGCAGCCGGGTCGCAAGTTCTTCGACGAGATCGTTCACGGAGACTGGGAGCAACCCGACCGTGTCGACCTCTGGCGCGCCCCCGCCGGCCACTACCTCGGCGCCGAGCCGGTCTTCGTCCGTGCCCCCGGCGGCGGCGACGCCGGCATCGTCCTCTGCCAGCTCTTCGACGCCACGACCCCGAGCGCCGCCCTCGTCCTCTTCGACGCCTTCGACCTCCCCCGCGGCCCCCTCGCCCGCCTCCCGCTCCCCACCGGAACCCCGCCGCAGTTCCATACGACGTTCGTGCCGCGCTGA
- a CDS encoding tryptophan 7-halogenase — protein MSRIDVDVAIVGGGLAGLSLARQLLLQTDRTVLVLDRAAELPPRRQKVGEATVQVSGYYFSKVLELEEYLLREHYMKYNLRFLWKSAGTPADAFEQFSQSYLRPLSNVASYQLDRNKIEAELLRRNREDPRCQVIHPASDVQVELAADDEPHRLRFRVDGEPREAAARWVVDASGRGRLLATKLGLAERGEIRHGSSFLWVDGLLDIEKLTGRSAREIRLAPERRALGHLPFFLATNHFMGEGWWVWVIPLQGKTSIGLVYDRALFDSTTVSTAEKLVAWICRELPLFARDLPQREVLDFWGYRDFGHTSAQTLSARRWAVVGEAGRFSDPLYSPGGDLISIYNTLVRAAIELDDAAELERRVPLYERAMRAIYDAYVPSYAVSYAVLADPETYSLRYVWELTIYFAFYVFPFVNDLHPEPRFLPAFLALFAQLGPMNRRLHEYFAAFWAWRKEHLPPAPGPVFFDFMSLAPLKRAEMLFYRVGIEPREALGDLVRSLDDLRELAQFILVHLASRVAGDPSLVHRRAFVEAFDPRRAAFDPAEILALAAHAAGDPEVWSWSLDPQVLAAFAAKEPMAGGEEMATATVVEGRG, from the coding sequence ATGAGCCGAATCGATGTCGACGTGGCGATCGTGGGGGGTGGCCTGGCCGGTCTCTCGCTCGCCCGCCAATTGCTGTTGCAGACCGACCGTACGGTGCTCGTGCTCGACCGCGCCGCCGAGCTCCCGCCGCGCCGGCAGAAGGTGGGCGAAGCGACGGTGCAGGTGAGCGGTTACTACTTCTCGAAGGTGCTGGAGCTCGAGGAGTACCTGCTGCGCGAGCACTACATGAAGTACAACCTGCGTTTCCTCTGGAAGAGCGCGGGGACCCCGGCCGATGCGTTCGAGCAGTTCAGCCAGTCGTACCTGCGACCGCTCTCGAACGTGGCGAGCTATCAGCTCGACCGCAACAAGATCGAGGCCGAGCTGCTGCGGCGCAACCGCGAGGACCCGCGCTGCCAGGTGATCCACCCGGCAAGCGACGTGCAGGTCGAGCTGGCGGCGGACGACGAGCCGCACCGCCTGCGCTTTCGGGTCGACGGCGAGCCGCGCGAGGCCGCCGCACGCTGGGTGGTGGACGCCTCGGGTCGGGGTCGTCTGCTGGCCACCAAGCTGGGGCTCGCCGAGCGCGGCGAGATCCGCCACGGCTCGTCGTTCCTCTGGGTCGACGGCCTGCTCGACATCGAGAAGCTCACCGGGCGCAGCGCGCGGGAGATCCGCCTGGCTCCGGAGCGACGCGCGCTCGGCCACCTGCCGTTCTTCCTCGCCACGAATCACTTCATGGGCGAGGGTTGGTGGGTGTGGGTGATTCCTCTGCAGGGGAAGACCTCGATCGGGCTGGTCTACGATCGCGCACTCTTCGACTCGACGACGGTCTCGACGGCGGAGAAGCTCGTCGCCTGGATCTGTCGCGAGTTGCCGCTCTTCGCCCGCGATCTGCCGCAGCGCGAGGTGCTCGACTTCTGGGGCTACCGCGACTTCGGCCATACCAGCGCGCAGACCCTCTCGGCCCGGCGCTGGGCCGTGGTCGGTGAGGCGGGGCGTTTTTCCGACCCGCTCTACAGCCCGGGCGGCGATCTCATCTCGATCTACAACACCCTCGTGCGAGCGGCGATCGAGCTCGACGACGCGGCGGAGCTCGAGCGCCGCGTGCCGCTCTACGAGCGGGCGATGCGCGCCATCTACGACGCCTACGTGCCGAGCTACGCGGTCTCCTACGCCGTGCTGGCGGATCCCGAGACGTACTCGCTGCGCTACGTTTGGGAGCTGACGATCTACTTCGCCTTCTACGTCTTCCCGTTCGTCAACGACCTGCACCCGGAGCCGCGCTTCCTGCCGGCGTTCCTGGCGCTCTTCGCGCAGCTCGGGCCGATGAACCGGAGGCTACACGAGTACTTCGCCGCCTTCTGGGCGTGGCGCAAGGAGCACCTGCCGCCGGCGCCCGGACCGGTGTTCTTCGACTTCATGAGCCTGGCACCGCTCAAGCGCGCCGAGATGCTCTTCTACCGGGTCGGCATCGAGCCGCGCGAGGCGCTCGGCGACCTGGTGCGCTCGCTCGACGATCTGCGGGAGCTCGCCCAGTTCATCCTCGTGCACCTCGCCTCGCGCGTCGCCGGCGATCCGTCGCTGGTCCATCGCCGGGCCTTCGTCGAGGCGTTCGACCCGCGGCGCGCAGCGTTCGATCCCGCGGAGATTCTCGCCCTCGCGGCGCACGCGGCGGGCGACCCGGAGGTCTGGAGCTGGTCGCTCGATCCGCAGGTGCTCGCGGCGTTCGCCGCGAAGGAGCCGATGGCCGGTGGAGAGGAGATGGCGACCGCGACCGTCGTCGAGGGGCGGGGATGA
- a CDS encoding RHS repeat-associated core domain-containing protein, translating into MSASLLGRILTKTETVGSATRVWECAYDPERGRLKEVNPVNGVLTKGWLYAGGLAPVAEVDALGQVTATFVYATKGNVPDDVLRDGTSYRLFADHLGSVRLVVEATTGALVQQIDDDAFGRILYDSNPGFQPFGFAGGLHDPQTGLTRFGARDYDPEVGRWTSKDPIGFGGGSAGLYEYVGNDPANAVDSSGLWITPWEVLDLWSYQQSSAEFSNAVSLFSENPSGANALLIGTSFVTASADAAALVLPVVPAWGGLVLRSVRAGEIVVGGIKANRAAGHAAEEFLLATYGGDRWASRPTSLGRRFIDNLANGVARESKVGRTALTPRIEMQIAKDVELLNTAGSGVLKVEWHFFPGPTGLGPTEPLRKALKEAGIAIISH; encoded by the coding sequence CTGAGCGCGTCGCTCCTGGGCCGGATCCTTACGAAGACGGAGACGGTGGGCAGCGCGACCCGAGTGTGGGAGTGCGCTTACGACCCGGAGCGAGGTCGGCTGAAGGAAGTGAATCCGGTCAACGGCGTGCTGACGAAGGGCTGGCTGTACGCGGGCGGCCTGGCGCCGGTGGCGGAGGTCGACGCGCTGGGGCAGGTGACGGCGACCTTCGTGTACGCGACAAAGGGGAACGTGCCGGACGACGTGCTGCGCGACGGCACCTCGTACCGGCTGTTCGCCGACCATCTCGGCTCGGTGCGGTTGGTGGTCGAAGCGACGACGGGCGCGCTCGTCCAGCAGATCGACGACGACGCCTTCGGTCGGATCCTCTACGACTCGAACCCGGGCTTCCAACCCTTCGGCTTCGCCGGCGGGCTGCACGACCCGCAGACCGGGCTGACCCGATTCGGTGCGCGGGACTACGACCCGGAGGTGGGGAGGTGGACGAGTAAGGATCCGATTGGGTTTGGCGGGGGGAGTGCCGGGTTGTATGAGTACGTGGGCAACGATCCAGCGAATGCCGTGGACTCCTCTGGGCTTTGGATTACACCCTGGGAAGTACTGGATCTGTGGTCATACCAGCAGTCGTCGGCGGAGTTCTCCAACGCCGTTTCCTTGTTCAGTGAGAATCCAAGCGGGGCGAACGCTCTCCTGATCGGCACATCGTTCGTGACAGCATCAGCAGATGCGGCTGCGTTGGTACTGCCAGTCGTTCCTGCTTGGGGCGGCCTGGTGCTGCGGTCGGTCAGGGCCGGGGAGATCGTTGTCGGTGGAATCAAAGCCAACCGAGCTGCTGGGCACGCCGCTGAAGAGTTCTTGCTCGCGACCTACGGTGGTGATAGATGGGCCTCGAGGCCGACCTCGCTTGGGAGGCGCTTCATAGACAACCTGGCGAACGGCGTGGCTCGTGAGTCGAAAGTCGGGAGGACGGCTTTGACCCCGAGAATCGAGATGCAGATCGCGAAAGACGTTGAGCTATTGAATACGGCAGGTAGCGGTGTTCTCAAGGTGGAGTGGCACTTCTTTCCCGGGCCAACCGGCCTCGGCCCTACCGAACCGCTTCGAAAGGCGCTGAAAGAAGCTGGAATAGCAATCATCTCCCATTGA
- a CDS encoding MBL fold metallo-hydrolase, with the protein MRVTMVGHSTLILEGGTTRLLTDPWFGTFGNLAYARPRPPALTREEVPRVDGVLLSHGHWDHTDRRFLLSLDRSVPVLGPAGTGWAMRLRGVRRFQPMHAWDRLEVGEATITAVPALHLARTCGFVLELDGVCAYFAGDTYRRPWMAEIGRRFRLDVALMPVTTYRLPMTMGERGAVAAVGDLRPATVIPIHQGLRPRSWLLRNAQSVASFERRLRASGSTVEVVALQEGEHWEAGARPRTRDAALRQAGAATGRALCVS; encoded by the coding sequence GTGCGGGTGACGATGGTCGGGCACAGCACGCTGATCCTCGAGGGCGGGACGACGCGGCTGCTCACCGACCCCTGGTTCGGCACCTTCGGCAATCTCGCGTACGCCCGGCCGAGGCCGCCCGCCTTGACGCGGGAGGAGGTGCCGCGGGTCGACGGGGTGCTGCTCTCGCACGGCCACTGGGACCACACCGACCGCCGGTTTCTGCTCTCCCTCGACCGTTCCGTGCCGGTCCTCGGACCGGCGGGCACCGGCTGGGCGATGCGACTGCGAGGGGTGCGGCGCTTCCAGCCGATGCATGCGTGGGATCGGCTGGAGGTCGGCGAGGCGACGATCACCGCCGTTCCGGCGCTCCATCTCGCGCGGACCTGCGGCTTCGTCCTCGAGCTGGACGGCGTCTGCGCCTACTTCGCCGGCGACACCTACCGGCGACCTTGGATGGCGGAGATCGGCCGACGATTTCGCCTCGACGTCGCGTTGATGCCCGTCACGACCTATCGCCTGCCGATGACGATGGGGGAGCGAGGGGCGGTCGCGGCGGTCGGCGACCTGCGCCCGGCGACGGTCATCCCGATCCACCAGGGTCTCCGGCCGCGCTCCTGGCTGTTGCGCAACGCACAGAGCGTGGCGTCGTTCGAGCGGCGGCTCCGCGCCAGCGGGAGCACGGTCGAGGTCGTCGCCCTGCAGGAGGGTGAGCATTGGGAGGCCGGCGCACGCCCTCGAACGCGCGACGCGGCGCTGCGGCAGGCTGGCGCGGCGACCGGCCGGGCGCTCTGCGTGAGCTAG